A region of Moorena producens PAL-8-15-08-1 DNA encodes the following proteins:
- a CDS encoding SDR family NAD(P)-dependent oxidoreductase — protein MAKVVMISGANRGLGKAIALKLYEYGFLLSLGVRELDRVTKDILALPKDKVLLVSYNSAYPNTEHEWIKKTLDVFHRIDGLINNAGIFHSVDIEDDNEELLDKMLDVNTKAPIRLTRLVLPYLRQSSEGRIINIVSNGAKYIQDSKVGYSISKFGFLAASHAMFHAAKEDGVRVTALCPGWVNTNMAKDSSPLSPEKMIQPETIAEIVLMLLNLPNTVVIPELIVDNP, from the coding sequence ATGGCAAAAGTTGTGATGATTTCAGGTGCTAATCGCGGCCTAGGCAAAGCAATTGCACTCAAACTCTATGAATATGGCTTTCTTCTTAGCCTTGGCGTCAGAGAGTTAGATCGGGTAACCAAAGATATTTTAGCACTGCCAAAGGATAAGGTGTTATTGGTTTCTTATAATTCAGCTTATCCCAATACAGAACATGAATGGATTAAAAAAACGCTCGATGTCTTTCATAGGATAGATGGCCTAATTAATAATGCTGGCATTTTTCATTCCGTGGATATTGAAGATGATAACGAGGAACTACTCGATAAAATGCTGGATGTAAATACAAAAGCACCGATACGTCTTACACGTTTGGTTTTACCGTATTTGCGTCAGAGCAGTGAAGGCCGGATTATTAACATTGTTTCCAACGGTGCTAAATACATTCAAGACAGTAAAGTTGGCTATTCTATCAGTAAGTTTGGATTTTTAGCGGCATCACATGCCATGTTCCATGCCGCTAAAGAAGATGGTGTAAGAGTAACTGCGCTTTGCCCAGGATGGGTTAACACAAATATGGCAAAGGACTCTTCTCCTTTATCCCCAGAAAAGATGATTCAACCAGAAACTATAGCCGAGATAGTGCTGATGTTATTGAATCTTCCTAATACAGTAGTAATTCCTGAATTAATTGTTGATAATCCATGA
- a CDS encoding phosphotransferase — protein MNQLQQSEIICETLTLAESGVQPFGFYKSDRIVVEQVFSNLPSLKKVAISRVDKLTEGKNNQNFKVSTDSGVFVIKICHTSEVQQINRQVDYSIIQKVYGADLGVKPIAFDPKNNSIITEFIDAPLWTFQEIRTAAALKSFGESIRKIHELSPISHTYHIKDLLDRYWHSLNQKSNDTIKKIQYFFEITRNKLDAYHQSSDIKFCHNDLYYGNFLKGQKTIFLDWEMAGMNDSYSDLAAFIHFHHLDNQQTELFLQAYSKISLNRDKLAIHQDAILLRELLWVLTKLQEGHTDYFYADYRQRCLKAVMNKQAKLL, from the coding sequence ATGAATCAACTACAGCAGTCGGAAATAATTTGTGAAACGCTGACCTTGGCAGAATCAGGTGTTCAGCCCTTTGGATTTTACAAATCAGATCGAATTGTTGTAGAGCAGGTATTCTCAAATCTCCCTTCCCTAAAAAAGGTAGCTATTAGCAGGGTTGACAAATTAACCGAAGGTAAAAATAACCAAAACTTTAAAGTTTCTACAGATAGTGGAGTTTTTGTTATAAAAATTTGTCATACATCAGAAGTGCAGCAAATTAACAGACAAGTAGACTATTCAATTATTCAAAAAGTATATGGTGCAGACCTTGGAGTGAAGCCGATCGCATTTGACCCCAAAAACAACTCAATAATTACTGAATTTATTGATGCGCCACTCTGGACTTTTCAAGAAATCAGAACTGCAGCAGCACTGAAGAGTTTTGGGGAATCTATCCGTAAAATTCATGAACTTTCACCGATTAGTCATACCTATCATATTAAAGATTTACTGGATAGATACTGGCATTCCTTAAACCAAAAATCTAATGATACAATAAAAAAAATCCAATACTTTTTTGAGATAACACGAAATAAATTAGATGCCTACCATCAATCTAGTGACATCAAGTTTTGCCATAATGATCTTTACTACGGAAATTTTTTGAAAGGTCAAAAAACTATATTTCTGGACTGGGAAATGGCGGGAATGAATGATAGTTATTCTGATCTTGCTGCATTTATCCATTTCCACCATCTCGATAACCAGCAAACTGAACTGTTTCTTCAAGCATACTCAAAAATATCTCTGAATAGAGATAAACTGGCCATCCACCAAGATGCCATCCTGCTAAGGGAATTACTATGGGTTCTCACCAAATTGCAAGAAGGCCATACTGACTATTTTTATGCTGATTATCGGCAACGATGTTTAAAAGCTGTTATGAATAAGCAGGCAAAGCTATTATAA